A genomic segment from Aspergillus chevalieri M1 DNA, chromosome 7, nearly complete sequence encodes:
- a CDS encoding uncharacterized protein (COG:S;~EggNog:ENOG410PR0V;~InterPro:IPR011051): MAETYPIGTRGECERLVRQWGFQQVFTWSDGSNAYYSPHRHGDVTTHLVRHGTFTVNYPEDNTNGEVKKETFGPGARIDVPAGKLHEVWIGPEGCEYVIGE; the protein is encoded by the exons ATGGCCGAGACATACCCCATAGGAACCCGCGGCGAGTGTGAGCGTCTAGTTCGTCAATGGGGATTCCAGCAGGTCTTTACCTGGTCTGACGGAAG CAACGCTTACTACTCCCCTCATCGACACGGCGACGTAACGACACACCTTGTCCGTCACGGCACGTTCACCGTCAACTATCCAGAAGACAACACCAATGGAGAAGTGAAGAAGGAGACATTTGGGCCCGGGGCTAGGATTGATGTACCGGCTGGGAAATTACATGAAGTTTGGATTGGCCCCGAAGGATGTGAGTATGTGATTGGGGAGTAG
- a CDS encoding putative transporter (COG:G;~EggNog:ENOG410Q18W;~InterPro:IPR020846,IPR011701,IPR036259;~PFAM:PF07690;~TransMembrane:9 (i87-104o158-176i188-208o220-241i253-272o369-388i395-413o425-446i492-512o);~go_function: GO:0022857 - transmembrane transporter activity [Evidence IEA];~go_process: GO:0055085 - transmembrane transport [Evidence IEA]), with product MAIEDTKSPTTGQESYDSKSPHDATVVASLTSLSDEERLGKAPDDCAFDTTENPEIYRPISTYEGIHRWDPYFQWEEDEEKKLIRKIDIRVCTFACVTFFALQLDRGNIVQAMSDNMLDDLGMNTNDYNTGQTIFYLVFLFAELPSQLLSKKLGPDRWIPIQMVMWSFIAAFQAFLKNRTGFFICRALLGLIEGGFIPDTILFLSFWYKSRELPIRLSYFWVSYQGTSIIGAFLAFGFLHVRQSDGTGGWRYLFAFEGLITGIIGIIAMFWMPAGPTQTKGGFRGKDGWFNEREEKIMVNRVLRDDPSKGSMHNRQALTPKMLWRALSDYDLWPIYLLGLVWGIPNTPATNYITLQLKSLGFGTFESNLLTIPAYVIFIVNLLFWTWVSERFNQRMLLGVVCEVWCLALLIALEVLPADASAWGRWVDLVLLIGAPYVHAIIVAITSRNAGSVRTRTVATAMYNMTVQASSIISNNIYRDEDKPLYRTGNKVLIALAAFSAFLFVFTKYYYVWRNKSNETKWNAMSSEERKAYLLANPDAGNKRLDFRFSH from the exons ATGGCCATTGAGGACACAAAGTCGCCTACAACGGGCCAGGAGTCCTACGACTCGAAGTCTCCTCACGATGCGACAGTCGTAGCATCCTTGACGTCTTTGTCGGACGAGGAACGACTGGGCAAGGCTCCCGATGACTGCGCATTCGATACTACCGAGAATCCAGAAATCTACAGGCCCATATCGACATATGAGGGGATACACCGATGGGACCCTTATTTCCAatgggaggaggatgaagagaagaagctcaTTCGGAAG ATTGATATTCGAGTTTGTACATTCGCATGCGTTACTTTCTTCGCGCTCCAGCTTGATCGAGGAAACATCGTCCAGGCGATGTCGGACAATATGCTTGACGACCTAGGCATGAACACCAACGACTATAATACCGGCCAGACAATTTTCtacctcgtcttcctcttcgcgGAGTTGCCATCGCAATTGTTGTCCAAGAAACTTGGGCCGGATCGCTGGATTCCGATCCAAATGGTCATGTGGAGTTTTATCGCTGCTTTCCAGGCGTTCCTCAAGAATCGAACCGGTTTTTTCATCTGTCGCGCTCTTTTGGGTCTGATTGAGGGTGGATT TATCCCTGACACGATCCTGTTCCTCTCTTTCTGGTACAAGTCCAGAGAGCTGCCCATTCGATTGAGTTACTTCTGGGTTTCCTATCAAGGTACATCCATTATCGGTGCATTCCTCGCCTTCGGATTTCTCCATGTTCGACAGAGCGATGGCACCGGCGGATGGCGATACCTGTTTGCTTTCGAAGGCCTTATCACCGGTATCATCGGAATCATCGCGATGTTCTGGATGCCCGCAGGACCAACACAGACAAAGGGCGGTTTCCGCGGGAAAGACGGTTGGTTCAACGAGCGCGAGGAGAAGATTATGGTTAACCGAGTCCTCCGCGACGATCCCAGCAAAGGAAGCATGCACAACCGACAAGCCCTGACACCTAAGATGCTTTGGCGTGCGCTTTCCGACTATGACCTCTGGCCGATTTATTTGCTTGGTTTGGTTTGGGGTATTCCCAACACGCCGGCGACCAACTATATTACCCTGCAGCTCAAAAGTCTCGGTTTTGGAACGTTCGAATCCAACTTGCTTACCATCCCGGCATATGTTATTTTCATTGTCAATCTGCTGTTCTGGACGTGGGTTTCGGAGCGCTTCAATCAGCGTATGCTTCTGGGTGTTGTTTGTGAAGTGTGGTGTTTGGCATTGTTGATTGCCCTCGAGGTTCTTCCTGCTGATGCCAGTGCTTGGGGCCGATGGGTGGACTTGGTTCTTCTGATCGGAGCACCGTATGTTCACGCTATCATCGTCGCCATCACGTCCAGAAATGCGGGATCCGTCCGGACACGGACTGTGGCGACGGCCATGTATAACATGACTGTTCAGGCGTCAAGTATCATTTCCAACAAC ATCTACCGCGATGAAGATAAGCCGTTATACCGCACAGGTAACAAGGTTCTTATTGCGCTGGCTGCATTTAGCGCATTCCTGTTTGTCTTTACCAAGTACTATTATGTCTGGCGTAACAA GAGCAATGAGACGAAATGGAATGCCATGTCAAGTGAAGAACGAAAGGCATATCTGCTGGCAAACCCGGATGCTGGCAACAAACGGCTTGACTTCCGGTTTTCTCACTGA